In the Nothobranchius furzeri strain GRZ-AD chromosome 1, NfurGRZ-RIMD1, whole genome shotgun sequence genome, TTTTTGTGTCGTTCAGTAGTAAAAAGTTAGAAGTCATCCAGGATTAAACGTCTGTTAAACAGTCCAGAATAGGAGAGACAGATCCACCAGCCCCCCGCCAGAGTGGAAGATGGATCTGGCACTCATAGGAGTAAAGATGGAATTTCACACCATGCTGACAAAAAGAAGCCCCAGGGGTAGAAAATTTACAGCAAAAAGAAGGagaccaaggacagagccctgtggcacaccccagcGAAGTCCCACCCTATAGATGAGGCTTCACCCATCCTAACACAGTAGCTCCTGCCCTGAAGTTGGAGCTGAGCCATTGGAGGGGCGGGTCAGTGATCCCCATCCAGTGTTGCGTTAAGTCCAGAAGGATATCATGGTCGaccgtgtcaaaagctgcagatagatccaataGCATCACCCATGTCACTAGCTAATAAGGTATCATTGAAGACCATTAAAAGTGCTGTCACATTTCTGTGTCCAACCCTGACTGCAATGTCTCTGACTCCCATAACTTGTGTGTGTTGAGAAAAGCTACCAGCTGTGAATATACAACCCTCTCCagcagctttgaaagaaaagagtTTCGAGATGGGCCTGTAGTTAGCTAAAATTATCCAATCCAGGTTTTTTCATCAATGGATGAACAACTGTCAGTTTGATGAGTAAAGATGTTCTATATTTATCAGTTTGTCTATTTTTTATTATGTTTGTATCGCTATAGTAGCTCTAGTGTATACGTGTTACTGACATGTCaagaaaaatataaaattttaaaaagtTATAAAACGATAGATGTGACGTAAGCAGTGTAGCTGCGGTATGTGTACGCTTGTATGTATTCACCGAGGACCCCCGATTCCTGTTACTGAAAGTTACTCTTTTATTCATGTTTGAATTCATATTCATGTAATATACATGTGAAAGTTGTTACATTTTAATGTTTCAGGTATTGAAAAAGTTTGCACACTCCAAAAACACAATCTGAAATCGTTATGACGATTAGGCTCCGCCAGCGGTGCGTGATAATGTTCACAAACAAGCGCCACTAGTGAGTCAAGTCAGTGAGAAGAGGTGGGAGGGATCTCTGGAGAGGCGTTGCCACACACTGCCTTCACTGAGCTACCCGCAAATCCTTACATATTTACATACGTTGCGCACTCTTACCAAGCGTTGATTTGCTCCATTCGTTGTGAGTACTAGCTAAAGAAACACGGTTCTTAAGAATGGCTAATTTCATTCACGTCCCGGACGAGGCTCCTCTTGTGCCCAAAATAGATGTGACCGTGGACGAAAACGACTACAGATCCGGTGCACTGCAGCTAATGAAAGATCTCAGACCGAGCTGGAAGCCGTCCGAAATTAAAATGAAGGTATTTGATTTTAAACATCTCATTTTGAGTGTGTCACATGTAATTCGTTTCGATATTATCTGATATCTTGAGATTCTCTGCATTTGTTATATTGGTTAAAAACGAGCTAATATTGACGCTAAAGCTAGCTAGCAAGGTGTCAAGTTCCCTCGTCAAATGAAATTAGCGTTTATTGTGATGTGGGATGCGGTTCATAGAGCAACAGGTCTACATAAATTACTTCAAACCATTTTACATAGGGGTTGGATAGAGTTAAAAAATAAAGAACCCTATTCCATTTTTTCCGCGTTAGCAAAGGGTTGATTCTTTCCATCTGCGTCACGTAAGATGAAACGGTTGGGGTTTTTCTTTCTAGCTTTTTGCTCCTCTGCCTTGCCTAACCTAACTTCCCAATTTTCTCATAAAACCATTGACTAATGGAATGAAGGGGAGGTTAAAAGAGGATTTATTCAACCATGACGTTGGGAATCTTCTGGAAGACGCGAGAACTTAACGCAGCCACACATATTTGCATTTACATTTTGCATACATGACCCAATCTTGTTATCCGAGGGTTCTGCTCACTGATGCCCTTAATTCAAACCAGGGCTACTGTTTTAATTACATGACCAAATAGATCCCTGTGCTAGGATATCTGAGCAGGAATCATTTTCTTAATTAATGAACTGGGGGTGTGGCTCTGCTTTGTGAACATTCAGGAATGAAGGTGATCACATGCCTTCCTGCCTTTCCTTTCAGGCAGAGTGGGGTTTCAGCAAATGCCAGTCATTGCTTTCTGGTGGTAAATAAAATTCCTCACAATCCCATCATTCTTAGTCAATCCCATGTCTAGTGAACAATTAGTGCTGGTATGTTTAGCACCTGACTTCCAAACAGCATGTTGTCAGCTTTTTCATGCAGATGGTTGAAATGAATCCTAAATTTTGTGACTTTATTGGGTCTGTTTTCCTTATAACCTTTAAgcaagagtttttttttaaccacACACGTGTGTTTAATTACCCGATTGAACTGTTCTCCACCTCTCGTGTCCATGTTTGCAGTTTTTCACAGATGGAATAACCAACAAACTGCTCGGTTGTTATGTGGGTGGAGTGATGCAGGACGTGGTCCTCGTTCGTATTTATGGCAACAAGACCGAACTACTGGTTGACCGGGAAAATgaggtgaaaagcttcagagtgctGCATGCGCACCGCTGCGCCCCACGCCTGTACTGTACCTTCAACAACGGCCTCTGCTATGAATTTCTGCAAGGCACTGCACTGGAGCCCGAGCATATTCGCAGCCAGTCGGTCTACAGGTAAGAAGACTAGGAGATGTCACGGACTGTCTCTGTCAACAAAAACACTTCTAATCTTGTTGTAAACAAAGGGAGTAGAGGACAGCTAAGGGTTCATATGCCTCATCATTCTTAAAAATAACAGACCTTCATGTTGTGGAAACATTTCTACAAACTGTAGAGCTACCTTTCTAATTGTGCTATTTTTACATGTTGTATCACTTGAAAACTTAAGtccactttatttatttttttatcggtTTCTCAACCGATTCTCTGTCAAATAATTTGTGCCTTTTAAAAACATCAGTTACCTTCATGGTGTCTGTGTTTGGTCTATTTCCTGCAATCCCACATGAAGCTCTCTTTTTATGTGACGTTTTAGTTGCCCAGAAGGtgtttttgaggttgcagggttATAAATATCTGGGCTTAATGTTGAAAAGGAGCTTTGTTGACCCCCAAGTTCTGGTtctgttgaaaaaaaaaaaaacctttacatCACACacgttttaaaaataaaagcgacattttttaaacagtttggtGTTAAGAATGTTAATGCTTCCTTTATCTGTATCTTCTAATGCTGCAGATTAGGCTGTAATTTGGAAGTAAAACACATCCTAATGCTGTTGTCTGATACTTTTTAACTAATCTCTTCTGGTTTTTCTGCTTCTGTTTTTCAGACTTATTGCGAGACAGCTGGCTAAGTACCACGCCATCCATGCCCATAATGGCTGGGTTCCTCGGTCTGACCTGTGGCTAAAGATGGACAAGTACTTCACGCTTATTTCCAAGTGCTTCAAGGAGCCTGAGCAGAATGACCGGTGAGAGCGAACAGCGTTAACCACTTACATTTCCTTCTATTTTAGGCAAAATGTATCCAAAATTCACAAATGAACTCACGCCAATTAAATCTGATTAAACCTATGAAGACAAAATGAATTTTCTATGTAAAAAGAAAAGCTGTTTTAAAGGAATGTGGCTGTTCTCCATCATGAATGTGTTTCTTAAAAAGGTGTCTAAGAATAGCTTTGTTATCTCCGTACAGGAGAGTGGGATGATGAGTCAGACTTGGTTGTGTTTAACAGATTGTCCTCAAGATTATCATATATACACAACAGTGGCTTCCACTTTTTCCATTGCCTCTGCGCTTTTAGAAGCCACGGTGTCCATAACAAGTCTCACAATTATGCCTTATTTGCATTCTTgattaaatgaaatgaaaaagttGTTATTTGTAAATCTGACAGTCTGTGTGATCTATGGTGCGGATCGCTACAGCAATTTGACTTTAGCTCCGAGGGCGTGGTTGTTCTTGGTCTCCAGCCAGATCAAGGCTTGTTGTACAAGTTGAGTGAAAGTCCCTGTATGGTTTAGGAAATTCCATCGTAGTTTGGAGATAAATATGATTCACTGCCTCCGGCATGAAGGATTTTAGTgtgttggagggggggggggcaatctGTCTAAATCTATAACAAAACTTTCTTTAATTTCTGTCTTTTGAAGAATAACATTTCATGTTTGTAGCTTTCCCTGCCACGTAAGCTAAtgtttttgccccccccccccttcaggtTGAACGTGGATGTCCCAGGCCCTCAGGCCCTCCGAAAAGAGCTGCTGTGGCTCCAGCAGAGCTTGTCTGTGCTGGGCTCTCCTGTGGTTCTCTGCCACAACGACCTCCTTTGCAAAAACATCATCTACAACCAAAGGGAAGGTGAGTATGAACTGCCGCCAGACGCTACTCCATTAGCTGGGATGTGATTTCTGTTGTGGAGCTTACGCCCATATCAGGCAGGGCTCCCGCTTCACTCATGGTCGCTGTTTGAGTGAGGAACAAAACGCTCAGACAAGACAGTCCACCTGTTTGCTGTTGCAAAAGCTCTGGACTAAATTTATGTTTGAATTAATGCAAATTGCTCATTTGTGTTGAGACCAAATGCTCGAATGTTGCTTCAGCGTAATAACCTGCATGGATTTTATTCAGTCTTTATTGATGTCATTCTAATTCTGTGCTAAAATAGAAAATTCTTTAACAAATGATTTTAAATACAAGTCTCAGTTTAACCCGCAGCATGAGTTTAGGTGGCTGCAGTGACGGTAACATGTTTCATTGGTGTGAATGTGAAGCAGCCTTTGGTAACCATGCAGACTTAGATCTAATATATTAGCTAAGCTGTTCTTGTTATTGTTGGATTATTTGTTTAAGAAGAGAAAGCATCAAGCTGTAGATAAACTGGGCCGTATGGTTTGTGTGTTTGGGAGGTGGGGGAGGATTTAAAGGGAGGGTATGAGAGCTGTTTACCCCCTTGTCAGTGACAAGGGGGGCGAGGCCATTCTCACAGCTCCTTGTGTCTAGCTTTTCTCCTCTAGGAATGACAGAGGAGGCTGTGGCTGTCCCCCCTGGGGAGGGAATGGAGAGAGACAAACCTCACCTCACGCACAGGAGGCTTTGGGGGCCCGCACGTAGCCTGCCCTCCTGCTCAGACTAATCAGGATGGGTTCATGGCAGCAGTAGGAGCCACTTGCATTCCCACTGTCCATAAATACAAACCATCAGTCAGGCTAATTACATGCTAGTTATTACAACACatgtaaagtttcttcttctttttgcagTTTTCCATTTGTATTGTTGCTACTATAATCCCAGGGAGGATTTAACTAGTATGAAGGCGTGATAATCTGTTTATATCTAAGTAAAAGTGGAATAGTTATTTTCCGGGAACTAATTAACTAACCATTAACCGTAAGCTACCCAAGTTTGTTTAGTCATGACCTGAGATTTGCCTTTTTGctgctatacatatatataaataggcATTAATAAAATCTGCGGCCCATGGTGGATTTACACAGGTGTTCTATGCTGTTTGAAAATAAAGTTAAAAGAAATTAACTATTTCTGATTACACATGATTAGAAAGTTGGGAGTTAGCTTGGTGAAGCACTTCTGGGAATAACTGACGTGTAGATTATCATGTTTGAAAGCTGAGACGTAGAGGAAGTATCAGTTTTAATTTTAAATCACCAAGATCTGTGGGGAGGCTTTGATCTGACCCGCACAAGGCAAAGCAGGACTGACCGGTTTAGAGAGGAAACGTCATCATCATCTCTTCTCTCTTCTTGCTTGTGCTGCCAACACCCAGCAGCTTCCGATCAAATGTCTTCCTGCCTGGAAGTGCATCTGCTCAAGTTAAAAATCTGCTTAAAATCTACTTATTATACAAGATGTAAGAGTTTAGAGACTAAAACCTCACAAGAAATTACGTTTCTCCTAACTATAAAGTCTCATCTTTCAACAAACCATAAGTTCAAAAACAATAAAAGGTTTTGATCATAGTTTTAAATGTGGTTATGCGTTTTACTCTTTCATTCATAAACACACACTCTTGTATTTGTATCCTTGTGTGGACatttcattgacttccattcattttagtggctccactatgcctaacctgaACGAAAACTTAATTcaaaccatacctctaaaaccaagtatTGAGGTTTTCTGCGCTGTGTGGGCCAGCCAAATttccccacaatgtggaaatgtccagATGTGTCCACTTAAACATGTAAAGtccagtacacacacacataaatgtgtTGCTTCCTACatatctaaagccgggcgtacactgtgcgactttttcacttttttgagccgatttcccactcgtgcgagaatccacgacatcggggcaagttttgcgctgagcgtcgtgtagtgtacagggggttacgagaggcgattaacaccacgtgaccagctaccgatcagcaatcgtgagctcgcacaaacttctggcgtgtttaatattttgttcgttccttgtgagggtatcgcactgttgaagcggcgctgcgacccaattccaattttatttataaagcacattcaacaaggcattacaaccaaacaaggcgctgtacactaaaaatgttagttaattaaaccggcattatacaaacatgtcgaacacagataaaagataaaaaggaaatacaacaaaagtcacaaaactaacagctaaaaatcaataaaacacaaggagaataaaaaattagaacaacattttaaaaaagaacctcaataatacggaagttgatattgtgaattccatttttaaacagtgcagatgtaagtgaggttcataattatgtggtataagctaggttgaagtagtgagttttcaggcgtgatttaaaaatgctagctgttggtgcttgcctcactagcagtggtaatgcgttccacagcttcggtgcacagacagagaaagccctttctccacggctttttaaacgtgcattcggaacagctaggaggagcttatcttcagacctgagagcacgcggcgggttgtagtaatggacaagttcacacagatatggaggagcttgatggttcaaggacccaaatgtatcagaaccgctcacggcgcatgcgcaatcatgcatcaacaccgctcgcccgctatttccctaataacacacgttgttcgtttttgtttctacacgttttttttactcacaaagattgtcaagaaagcgtgtttgtcgtgttcttgtcaaattaaactgatcacaaaacacagatttactttctttatttcgttttcctcatccaacccccataaatccctgtgtccccCTGcaacactcccgaaggacaacaggcaagacaaaaaagtctgacgtgttgtgtaaaaactgctatttttaggtccgacgtgttgctaccagacgtgcagtgtgagcacaaggctcgtgagatctgcgctGCGAGGaaatcgtacagtttgagctgaagctgagtgctacgagtgaaaaagtcgcacagtgtccgcccagcttaacacAAGTGCTGTGGTTGATCTGAACGCCCTCATCAGGCACGTGGCAGTGAAGCTGCCACTTCCTGTACTGTTAAACCCATAAATGGGCAGTAGGTAGAAGtgtaggtctgtttttgttcaaaacacacacacacatacatacataactaCTCACTCACGCAGACTGCAGCTCACGTTTGATTCAAGGCGTTGTGCAAGTCTGTAGCTTCAGTCACAAGAAGCCTTTTCAAGCTCATGTCACATGCAGAAGCAGCAGGCACCATGCTATTGGCTCCCCAGCAGACCAATGGGGAGGGAGCACTAGGGGGGTGAGGATGGGAGTGTGGCGGGGTGGGGGCTGTGAGGGAGGGTTTGTGGCAGCAGGCCCTGATGTCTCCAAAGTGCGTGGAAGAAAGGGTGACTAGAGACAAATGTGCCTGAGAGAGTGAGCATGTGTGAAAGATGTTTGCACAAACCTTTTCATCTGCTGCACAGGGGGGCTATAGCCActgcctggaggtgttcagttgtGTCCCGCTAGGACCCACACGCCGGCTGGTAACCCACCTCAAAGTGTCTTTCTCTGTAGTCCAGCAACACCTCAaaaaagttttaattttttttatttatttttttttttattttatttttttgtctctttGTGAGGTCAAACTGATTGGccaaagctaaaaaaaataatgCAAATGAATGACTTAGATTAAGAATATAATCTCTTTTCCTTTGAAAGTGTTTGTTCGTGCGGGCTTGTTGAAGTAAGGGTTTGGATTTTGAGATTTACAGCCTCATGACTGACTGCTTCCCTCTTTGTTCATTGTTTTTTCACATGTTTGACATTTTCTCTGCTTCTCAACCGCTCTCAGACAGCAACACATTATTCAACTTCCTCCTGCTCCTTAAACATGAAACCTAAAGCTCCTGAAACTgttgtgattttatttaaaaatccaGATCGGCTCTTTTATTTATGGTGTTTCATCACCTTTTTAAGTTTCCCAACGCGCCTAAAACTCCTGTGAGCTGACGGACCTTTTGACTCCAGCTCCTCCAGTGTGTTGCTGCCTTGGCTCCCTCTCCATGAGTATCTCCGTACTTTCCTGTCCATTCCCACTTCGTTCCTCTACTTTTGTTTCCTTTTCCTTGTTCATCCTCTTGCAAACAGAACTGTAACATGGGCATTTTCCCTTCTCATGCTAAGCTTGCAGCCAAAGCAAACATTGCGCACCGCCAGCTCGTCCTCTTTCCATT is a window encoding:
- the etnk1 gene encoding ethanolamine kinase 1; its protein translation is MANFIHVPDEAPLVPKIDVTVDENDYRSGALQLMKDLRPSWKPSEIKMKFFTDGITNKLLGCYVGGVMQDVVLVRIYGNKTELLVDRENEVKSFRVLHAHRCAPRLYCTFNNGLCYEFLQGTALEPEHIRSQSVYRLIARQLAKYHAIHAHNGWVPRSDLWLKMDKYFTLISKCFKEPEQNDRLNVDVPGPQALRKELLWLQQSLSVLGSPVVLCHNDLLCKNIIYNQREGSVKFIDYEYAGYNYQAFDIGNHFNEFAGLNEVDYSHYPDRAFQLQWLRSYLEAYKEHKGCEGVVTDREVERLFVQVNKFALASHFFWGLWALIQAKFSTINFDFLGYAVLRFNQYFKMKPEVSALSLPE